Proteins from one Salvelinus alpinus chromosome 34, SLU_Salpinus.1, whole genome shotgun sequence genomic window:
- the LOC139563636 gene encoding complement component C1q receptor-like gives MIAVGLLDYVGMMLLLLLQLSMWGATGADTSREATVCTSNACFSFHMEGVSFEDARLKCHGDGGYLVTTKDKNEIAELQSTLSQIDVSHRYLDFKFWIGLKLRKGDCIIRDMSLNGFKWISGGEYSQYSNWEKEPRSTCTEERCALVHYSLWSPNELKWTDGSCKDKAFYSCKFYFKGMCKPLSLAGGEQVNYMLPFSANPLNGDNNMTAFPFGTYADIRCNDNDHFSICKLTDGVYGWTIPGPFCGSDKQNCGYKNGGCDHLCVDSDAGGVRCGCKDGYVLGQDRVSCGLKEYCHSSPCQYQCVTGPTGFSCECPNGFQLDKDQFGCIDVDECHINACGGHRCINTQGSYTCRCKGGYTMVDGKCHDIDECTETRCPQICLNSEGSFSCHCIAGFTVSEDGHTCIDIDECFSNRCEDKCTNTIGSFRCSCHQNFRLHPNGITCVRDVTVVSTAETSSDHRDTDQHDETMDTITISSVELKIETQFTQGPPQDTIRHDITHDITQHRPSSKTIGMSGPTHNYNLFSSWLSICVIASVVPLLILIAVTSGIVIFRCSNSKKEARKKIATADSYCWVASGIETRLETFDGSLESTA, from the coding sequence ATGATTGCTGTTGGTTTATTGGATTATGTGGGAATGATGCTGTTACTTTTACTGCAACTCTCTATGTGGGGAGCAACTGGAGCAGACACCAGCCGAGAAGCAACTGTTTGTACATCCAATGCCTGTTTCTCTTTTCACATGGAGGGAGTCAGCTTTGAAGACGCTCGATTGAAATGCCATGGTGACGGAGGTTACTTGGTAACAACTAAAGACAAAAACGAGATAGCAGAACTTCAGTCAACACTTTCACAGATCGACGTAAGCCATCGCTATTTGGACTTCAAATTTTGGATCGGACTGAAATTGCGTAAAGGCGACTGCATTATAAGGGACATGAGTCTCAACGGTTTTAAGTGGATATCTGGAGGGGAATATTCCCAATATTCGAACTGGGAGAAGGAGCCTCGCAGCACCTGCACAGAGGAGCGTTGCGCGTTGGTACATTACTCTTTATGGAGTCCCAATGAATTGAAATGGACGGATGGATCTTGCAAAGACAAGGCTTTTTACTCGTGCAAATTCTATTTCAAGGGAATGTGTAAACCTTTGTCGTTGGCAGGAGGAGAGCAAGTGAATTACATGCTCCCATTCTCAGCAAATCCATTAAATGGTGATAATAACATGACTGCATTCCCATTTGGAACATATGCTGATATAAGATGCAATGACAATGATCACTTTTCTATTTGTAAATTAACGGATGGTGTCTATGGTTGGACTATCCCTGGTCCGTTTTGCGGCTCAGATAAACAGAACTGTGGGTATAAAAACGGTGGATGTGATCATTTGTGCGTTGATAGTGACGCTGGTGGTGTCCGTTGTGGATGCAAGGACGGCTATGTGTTAGGACAGGACAGAGTATCATGTGGCTTAAAGGAATATTGTCACAGTTCTCCATGCCAGTACCAATGTGTAACAGGACCAACGGGCTTCTCGTGCGAATGCCCAAACGGCTTCCAATTGGATAAAGACCAATTTGGTTGTATTGATGTTGATGAATGCCACATTAATGCCTGCGGTGGTCATCGTTGCATCAATACCCAAGGCAGTTACACATGTAGGTGCAAGGGAGGCTACACAATGGTTGATGGCAAATGCCACGATATAGACGAGTGCACTGAAACTAGATGTCCCCAAATATGTCTTAACTCTGAAGGATCCTTCTCCTGCCATTGCATCGCGGGGTTCACTGTGTCTGAGGACGGACATACGTGTATAGACATAGACGAATGCTTCAGTAATCGATGCGAGGACAAATGCACTAATACCATTGGTAGTTTCAGGTGTTCTTGCCATCAGAACTTCCGGTTACACCCTAATGGAATCACCTGCGTTCGAGATGTGACTGTTGTCTCCACTGCAGAGACGTCAAGTGATCATAGAGACACTGACCAACACGACGAGACCATGGACACTATAACCATATCGTCGGTTGAATTAAAAATAGAGACTCAGTTCACCCAAGGACCACCTCAAGACACTATTAGGCACGACATTACGCATGACATTACGCAGCATAGGCCGTCCAGCAAAACCATTGGAATGAGTGGGCCAACGCATAATTACAATTTATTTAGCTCTTGGCTGTCTATTTGCGTCATTGCTTCTGTTGTTCCACTACTTATTCTCATTGCAGTAACCTCTGGTATTGTCATATTTCGATGTAGTAATTCAAAAAAAGAAGCGAGGAAGAAAATCGCCACTGCTGACAGTTATTGTTGGGTGGCTTCTGGTATAGAGACTCGGTTAGAAACATTTGATGGTTCACTTGAAAGCACAGCTTGA